The Candidatus Neomarinimicrobiota bacterium DNA segment GTTTATCCGTAGAGTATTTAGATGTTATCGAAGAGGCTGCTGTAACATTATTAGATTGCATAAAGTCTGGTCATAAGGTTCTTTTATGTGGTAACGGTGGATCTGCAGCGGATGCTCAACATTTAGCTGCCGAGATGGTGGTTAGATTAAGGTTGGATAGAAAGCCTATCAGGGCTATTTCCCTTACTACCGATACAAGCCTTATTACAGCAATGACAAATGATTATGGGTTCGAAGATCTCTTTGCGAGGCAGGTAGAAGCATTAGGTGATGAAGGAGATGTACTTATTGGAATTACCACAAGCGGTAATTCAGAAAATGTAATAAGAGCTGTCAAGAAGGCAAAACAGATGGGTTTAAAAAGTATAGTTTTGACAGGCAAAGGGGGCGGCAGGATAAATAATCTGGCTGATATTATGATAATTGTGCCATCAAATGATGTACAAAGAATACAGGAATCCCATATAACCATTGGTCATATTTTGTGTGATATAATGGAAAAGGGTCTTTTTGGCTGATATCGAAGATGGACTTATTTAATGCAAAAAGTATTAAAAGAATTTTTAAACTATTTGAAAATTGAAAGAAAGCTTTCTGATAATACAATTTCTTCATATAAAATAGATTTAGAACGATATGTAAAATACCTCAAAGATATAGGAATAAATAGCTTTTCTTTAATTACAACTTTAACAATACAGAATTATTTAAAATTATTATCAGAGATAGGGTTAATGTCTTCAAGTATAGCAAGGAATATCAGTTCTATAAGAACTTTCCACCGTTTTCTTGTGGATGAGGGTGTAACAGATAAAGATCCATCAGAGCTTGTACAGAGTCCAAAGCTCCCTAAGAAGTTACCTACCGTATTAACAATTCAAGAAATTGATCAGATATTTCAGCAAATTGATACATCTACACATATAGGTTTGCGTGATAAGGCGATTATTGAAACTCTCTATTCTACGGGAATAAGGGTATCGGAACTGACAGGTATGAGAACTGGGGACATATTCTGGGAAGAAAATGTGATCAGAATCATTGGTAAGGGTTCAAAAGAGAGATTTGTACCTTTTGGTGAGAAAGCGAAAGTAGATTTACACAGATATATCGAGACAACAAGAAGATTCTATACAAGAAAAAGGGTGAGTAAAGATTATTTATTCTTAAATTTTAGGGGTGAACCATTGACGAGAATTGGAGTCTGGAAGTTGATAAAAAAATATGTGAAAATGGCAGGCATTAAAAAGAAAATTAGCCCTCATGTATTCAGACATTCATTTGCTACCCACCTTATTGAGGGTGGAGCTGACATTAGGGCTGTTCAGGAAATGCTCGGGCATGCAGATATATCGACAACTCAAATATACACTCATCTGGATAGAAAATATTTAATGGAAGTACACAAAAAATATCATCCGAGGTGGTAAGTTATGAATTTACAGGAGATTATACTTTTAATTCCCCCAATATTACTTGCATTGACATTTCATGAGTATATGCATGGCTATGTAGCGTATAAATTAGGTGATCCTACCCCAAAGATGGCTGGAAGGCTAAGTCTTAATCCATTAATACATCTTGATCCGTTGGGAACAATAATGTTATTCATCGTTCGTTTTGGGTGGGCAAGACCAGTTCCAGTTAATCCTTCCTACTTTCGCGATCCAAAAAGAGGAATGTTATATACGTCTCTGGCAGGTCCATCTGCAAATATGGTAATTGCTCTGTTAAGTGGTTTATTCTTGAGAATATTAAGGGGAGGATTTTTGGAATTTCTCCCCGATCAGATTTTAAAGCCTATTGCTATAATGACTATTCTCAGTATTCAAATAAATGTCGCACTGGCGATTTTTAATCTTCTTCCAATACCACCCTTGGATGGTTCAAAAATATTTTTCAGTTTACTACCAAAAAGGTATGAAGAAGTAGCATTTAAATATGAAAGATATGGTTCAATAATTCTATTTGGTATAATTATGATAAGCTGGGGAACGGGTATTTCGATATTTGGTGCTATTATTTATCCTTTTGTTGATTTTTTTACGAGACTATTTGGAGGTATTTAAAATGGTATTAAATCGCCTTTTCCGTCAAAAGGTGAGAGGGTATTTTGAAGGCAGGCGATTTCGTTTCAGACGCATTACCCATGATACCAAGAGAATGACACGACCTATGTGGTGGCTAATTGCTATGGCTTTAATTGTGCTTGCGTTGATATATTATCTCAATAAGATTGCCAGATAGTTTTATGAGTAGGGAGTCCTTCGTACCATGGTTCAGCTTGTTGAGTGTATACCGAATATTAGTGAAGGTAGAGAAAAGGCAGCCATTGATAAAATAGTAAATGCAATAAAATCTGTTAATGGGGTATATGTACTGGATGTCTATTCAGATCAGGACACAAATAGAACAGTAATTACGTTTGTTGGGAATATTGACGGTATTTTTAAGGCTTCATTCGACTGTATAAAAAAGGCAATTGAATTGATTGATATGAGGTTTCACAACGGTATTCATCCTCGGATAGGGGCGGTTGATGTATTTCCTATTGTTCCGATTACCGGGGTGAGTATCAACAAATGTATTGAGGTGAGTCATAGGCTTGCAAAAATGGTTTCTGATGAGTTAGATATACCCGTCTATTTATATGAGAAATCGGCTCAATTTCCACAACGAGTTAAACTGGAAAATATTCGAAGAGGGGGTTATGAAAAATTGGCCGAGAAGATAATAAAACCTGAGTGGTATCCTGATTATGGTAAGCCAGTTTTTGTTCCAAAAAGTGGTGCAATTGTAATGGGTGTAAGGGAACCTCTTATCGCTTATAATATAAATCTTAACACAAAAGATAAAAGGATAGCGGATGAAATTGCTGGTGAGATTAGGGAAAGTGGAAACGCTATAAATCAGTTAGCTGAAGGAAATAAGAGAAGACCTGGTTTATTTAAAAGTGTAAAAGCCATTGGATGGTATAGAGAGGAGCTGGGCATTACCCAGGTTTCAACAAATATTACCGATTATAGGATTGCTCCTCTGCATAAAGTATATCTTGAGGTTGAGAGGAAGGCAAAAGAAAAAGGGGTAGAGTTGTTTGGTTCGGAGATTGTTGGTCTGGTACCAAAGGAAGCTATAATCTCAGCGGGATTATACTTCCTCGGAAAGAGCAATGAGGAGAAAAATAGTATTCAAGAAAAAGAAATAATAAATGCTGCAGTAAAAGGTCTCTGTTTGAATAAGTGGAATATGTTTAAACCTGAGGAAAAAATTCTCGAATATAAAATTGAGAAAATAACTGGTATTAAAATTTAAAGTATAGGGGCATTTTGCCAAATATAAAGATTTTACCTGAGACATTAACAAATAAAATAGCGGCTGGTGAGGTTGTTCAGAGACCTTCATCTGTTGTGAAAGAACTTATAGAAAATTCCATTGATGCTGGTGCTACCGAAATAAATGTTATTATAAAAAATGGTGGCAGGTCACTTATACAGGTTGTTGACAATGGTAGTGGAATGGATAAAGATGATCTACTGCTTGCCTTTGAAAGATATGCTACTAGTAAGATATACACCGAGAAAGATTTATATAATATCAAAACTCTTGGTTTTAGGGGTGAGGCACTTGCAAGTATCGCATCAGTGTCGATGGTAGAAGCAATATCCGGAATAAAAGGTGAAGAAGAAGCTCATAGACTTGAAGTAGTTGGAGGTACCTTTAAAAAGATAGAGCCTTGCCCTAATATAGGTGGTACATCGATAAGTGTTAAAAATTTGTTTTTTAACGTTCCCGCAAGAAGAAAGTTTTTGAAATCCGCCGAGGTTGAGTTCAGACATATCATTGGTATATTTAGAAAATTCACTTTGTCATTTCCTGAATTGATGTTCACTTTGGTTCATAATGAAAGGGAAATTTATATCTTACATGCGGAGAATTTGCTTGATAGAATTGGCAACCTTTTTTCAAAGGATTATGTTGACAATTTAATTGAGGTTAATGATGGAAATGAAGTTTTTTCTATAACAGGTTATATAGGGAATCTAAATTTACTGAGAAATCGTAGAGGGGAACAATTTTGGTTTGTGAATGGAAGATATATTGTTAACAGAACATTGAATAATGCTGTATTGGGTGCTTATTCACCATTGATATCGGGTGAAGAATACCCTTTTTATTGTCTAAAATTATCAATAGAGCCGTTTCAGGTTGATGTTAATGTTCATCCTTCTAAAATGGAAATAAAATTCAAAGATGAGTACAATATTTATAACCAGATAAAAAATATACTTGCTAAGTATGTAAATAAGCTAAGAGAAAAACTTCCAGGTTTTGATTATATCCCTATAACTGATTTTTATAAAAAAGAAAAGGAGATGGGAAAAATCTTAACGAACGGTATTAAGAAAGAATCAGACAGACAGGGGTCTTTTTTGGAGGCTATTCGAAAAAGTACTCCTGACTGGAAAGAGAGGGCACGAAAATTTTCTGAGGTGATAAGAAGAGAGGAGGAGCAGCCAGGGGAAGTTGGAATACCGGTTTTTCAATTTGCAAAAAGGTATATCATTACACAGACTAAAAGTGGTATTATTATAATAGATCAACATGTTGCTCATGAGCGTATACTTTATGAAGAAGCTTATAATTCAATAAAAGAAAAAAACTGGAAATCTCAGCAGCTTCTGTTTCCACAGGTAGTGGAATTAACATATGAGGATTATTCTATTTTACTTGAAATACTTCCATACCTTGAAAAGATAGGTTTTAAATTGAGAGATTTTGGTAAAAATGCTGTGATTGTAGAGGCTGTCCCTGCAGGTATGAGATGGGGTATAGAATCAACTATAATAAAGGAGATAATAGA contains these protein-coding regions:
- a CDS encoding D-sedoheptulose 7-phosphate isomerase, giving the protein MRNEIKSQLLDSAKVKKRLSVEYLDVIEEAAVTLLDCIKSGHKVLLCGNGGSAADAQHLAAEMVVRLRLDRKPIRAISLTTDTSLITAMTNDYGFEDLFARQVEALGDEGDVLIGITTSGNSENVIRAVKKAKQMGLKSIVLTGKGGGRINNLADIMIIVPSNDVQRIQESHITIGHILCDIMEKGLFG
- the xerD gene encoding site-specific tyrosine recombinase XerD yields the protein MQKVLKEFLNYLKIERKLSDNTISSYKIDLERYVKYLKDIGINSFSLITTLTIQNYLKLLSEIGLMSSSIARNISSIRTFHRFLVDEGVTDKDPSELVQSPKLPKKLPTVLTIQEIDQIFQQIDTSTHIGLRDKAIIETLYSTGIRVSELTGMRTGDIFWEENVIRIIGKGSKERFVPFGEKAKVDLHRYIETTRRFYTRKRVSKDYLFLNFRGEPLTRIGVWKLIKKYVKMAGIKKKISPHVFRHSFATHLIEGGADIRAVQEMLGHADISTTQIYTHLDRKYLMEVHKKYHPRW
- a CDS encoding site-2 protease family protein, coding for MNLQEIILLIPPILLALTFHEYMHGYVAYKLGDPTPKMAGRLSLNPLIHLDPLGTIMLFIVRFGWARPVPVNPSYFRDPKRGMLYTSLAGPSANMVIALLSGLFLRILRGGFLEFLPDQILKPIAIMTILSIQINVALAIFNLLPIPPLDGSKIFFSLLPKRYEEVAFKYERYGSIILFGIIMISWGTGISIFGAIIYPFVDFFTRLFGGI
- the ftcD gene encoding glutamate formimidoyltransferase, which gives rise to MVQLVECIPNISEGREKAAIDKIVNAIKSVNGVYVLDVYSDQDTNRTVITFVGNIDGIFKASFDCIKKAIELIDMRFHNGIHPRIGAVDVFPIVPITGVSINKCIEVSHRLAKMVSDELDIPVYLYEKSAQFPQRVKLENIRRGGYEKLAEKIIKPEWYPDYGKPVFVPKSGAIVMGVREPLIAYNINLNTKDKRIADEIAGEIRESGNAINQLAEGNKRRPGLFKSVKAIGWYREELGITQVSTNITDYRIAPLHKVYLEVERKAKEKGVELFGSEIVGLVPKEAIISAGLYFLGKSNEEKNSIQEKEIINAAVKGLCLNKWNMFKPEEKILEYKIEKITGIKI
- the mutL gene encoding DNA mismatch repair endonuclease MutL, which translates into the protein MPNIKILPETLTNKIAAGEVVQRPSSVVKELIENSIDAGATEINVIIKNGGRSLIQVVDNGSGMDKDDLLLAFERYATSKIYTEKDLYNIKTLGFRGEALASIASVSMVEAISGIKGEEEAHRLEVVGGTFKKIEPCPNIGGTSISVKNLFFNVPARRKFLKSAEVEFRHIIGIFRKFTLSFPELMFTLVHNEREIYILHAENLLDRIGNLFSKDYVDNLIEVNDGNEVFSITGYIGNLNLLRNRRGEQFWFVNGRYIVNRTLNNAVLGAYSPLISGEEYPFYCLKLSIEPFQVDVNVHPSKMEIKFKDEYNIYNQIKNILAKYVNKLREKLPGFDYIPITDFYKKEKEMGKILTNGIKKESDRQGSFLEAIRKSTPDWKERARKFSEVIRREEEQPGEVGIPVFQFAKRYIITQTKSGIIIIDQHVAHERILYEEAYNSIKEKNWKSQQLLFPQVVELTYEDYSILLEILPYLEKIGFKLRDFGKNAVIVEAVPAGMRWGIESTIIKEIIDGYLENKKDEPSATKNVIASYSCKAAIKSGDKLTEEEMITLVNKLFMTNNPYFCPHGRPIIVNLTIDEIDKRFGRK